The stretch of DNA AGCGCTTTTTGAGTCTTGACATGCTCCTGCTGGACGACGTTCAGTTTTTGGTAGGAAAGGAGAGAACTCAGATAGAACTTTTTAGAATTTACGAAAAGCTACAAGCAGAAGAAAAGCAGATAATCTTGGTTAGCGACAGGCACCCGAAGGATCTAAAGGATGTATCCGAGAGGCTTATCAGCAGATTTGAAAGCGGGCTTATCATAGAGATAGGCTTGGATGAAGAAACCAAAAGGAGGATAGTGAAGCAAAAGCTGATCCTATACGGTTTGCCTTTGGACGAGACTACAGTAAATTACGTATTGGAAAATACAGGATACAACGTAAGAGAGATAGAAGGATTTATACAAACTCTTAAAGTGGCAGGATTTAAGCCCAAACCCAACAAGGAGAACGTAGAAAAGAAAGTAGAAACGGTAATAAATCTTGTGGCAAAAAGCTTTAAACTAAATCCAGAACTTTTGAAAAAGGAGACAAAAGAAAGAAAGGTCATAAATGCTAAGTACATTGCGATGTATTTTTGCAAGACTATGTTAAACCTTTCCTACGTTGAAATAAGTAATCTTTTTGGAAAAAAGGATCACACATCCGCGCTGTATGCCATAAAAAAAGTGGAGCAAAGACGCACAGAAGATAGGAAGTTTCAGTATATGATCTCCTTCCTTGAAAAAAGCCTAAAGAAAAGCTTAGGTTTATAATACTTTTCAGATGGATTTCCCCGAAATTCTCATCATACTGCTTGTTGCCATGGTGGTGCTTGGTCCTGAAAAAACCATAGAGTTAGCCACAAAGTTGGGAGAGTTTCTAAGAAAAATAAGAGAGACTTGGGACGAGCTCAGATATCAGATGTATATAGAGAGCTTAAACAAGAAGATTATGGAAGAGTCAGAACAAACCCAATCCTTAGAGGAACAACAGGAGAAAGGCGTTTTAGAATACATAGAGGAAGTTAAGGCTAAAGAGGTGGAGGAAAATGAGTCAGGAACTACCCAAAATGCCTCTGACGGAACATCTAAGGGAACTCAGGCAAAGACTGATTAAGTCTGTTGTTGCCTTCTTGGTTGCTTCTGGTGTTTCCTTTTACATAGCCCAGTATATATTTGAAATCTTAAAGCGACCTGTCAAAAAAGCTTATCCGCATGTGGAGCTTATAACTTTGTCTCCCACCGAACCGCTTTTTATAATTATTAAAATCTCCGTGGTCTTTGGTTTTATACTTTCTTCCCCCGTAATTCTCTATCAACTTTGGAAGTTTGTTGAGCCTGCCCTTTATCCCAACGAGAAGAGGATGGTCATTCCCATAACTTTGTTTTCTCTGATTCTTTTCATCTTGGGCGCAAGCTTTGCTTACTTTTTGGTGATGCCCATAGCTCTCAAGTTTTTAATTGGTATAGGCTTTTCCCAACTTCAGGCTACACCTTTTTTGTCTGTTAATCTCTACATATCCTTCTTGCTCAAGATGATCATCGGCTTTGGTATTGCCTTTCAGCTTCCCATAGTGCTTTTTTTACTGCAAAGAGTGGGCTTGGTTACAGATGCGCAGTTAAAGAGTTTTAGAAAATACTTTATAGTTTTGTCCTTTGTGGTTGGTGCCTTTATTGCACCTGATGCTACAACCCAAGTGCTCATGGCCATACCCCTTATACTGCTTTATGAAATTTCCCTCTTAATTGGCAAACTGGGTAAGAAAAGAAAGACAGGAGCCGCAATAGAGGTAGCAAAAGAAGATGTTTGAAAGGATAGCTATAGTAGGTGTTGGTTTTATGGGGGGAAGCTTTGCGCTCAGCGTAAAATCCGTTCTTCCTTGCCAGATCTTTGGAGTGGATATAAATCCGCAAGCTTTGGAAAGGGCAAAGGGTCTGAAGGTAATCCACGAAGGTTCTACAAACATAAAAGAGCTTAGATCTTTCAAGCCTAACCTGGTGGTATTGGCTACGCCTGTTAGGACCTTTGAAAGTATTGCAAAGAGCTTAAAAGAAGGGTGTCTCTCTGAAGAAACAATAATAACAGACCTGGGAAGTGTTAAAGGGTATTTAGTCTATACGATGGAGAGTATATTGGGAAGCAGGTTTGTAGGAGGACACCCTATAGCGGGCACTGAAAAGTCTGGAGTGGAAAACAGCGTAGATGGTCTTTTTAAGGGCAAAAGAACCATACTTACACCAACCCAAAGGACAGAAAGGGACGCTTTGGAAAAGGTAAAAAAGCTTTGGGAGCTGATAGGATCAAAAGTTGAGTTTATGGACCCCTTTTTGCACGACGTGGTTTTTGGAGCCGTCTCCCATCTTCCCCATGCGGTAGCCTTTGCCCTAATAGATACTCTGCTTTTGCTTACAAAAAGGACTGGTATAGACCTATTCCAGTATCCAGGCGCGGGCTTTAAGGACTTTACCCGCATCGCCGCTTCGGACCCCATAATGTGGAGGGACATCTTTTTGGAAAACAGAGAGAACATTCTTGAGGCTATTGACTGCTACAGCTCTTCTTTAAGAAGACTTAGGGAATTGATTTCAGAAAAAAAGGTGGAGGAATTGACCCAGTATTTGAAGGAAGCCAGAGAGAACAGGTTAAGAATAGAGTAGTAGGGTTTTAGCTTTTTGGCAAATTTCTTTTACTTCTTTTCTTATGTCTCCCTCGTTTGGTCTGTCCAAAAGCCGGTCAAACATATAATTTCTGTCCGTTTCTTCAAACTCTTCAAAATCTACACTTAAAAGCACCTGTTTTGCTTTTGAGTTTATGACTTTGGGAATGTCTTTACCCGCCAGCTCGCACCAAATTAATGCCCAAGCCCTTGCCAGAGCGATGGGATGATAGCCACCCCCACCAAGGTAAATTCCATCCCCCAAAGCTTCTCTAATTAGTTTAAAGGCCCTTAAAAATCCCCAGTTAGAAAGCTCAAACTTGGAAAGGTAATCTTCCTTCAGAGCATCGGTCCCCAACTGAAGCACATAAACCTCCGGTCTAAACACTTCCAAGACTATTTCTAAGCCTTTCTCTAAAGCATACAAAAACTCGCTGTCATTTAACCCCTTAGGCATAGGAAGGTTTAGGTTGTAGCCCTTTCCTTTACCTTCTCCTATCTCCTGCAAAAAGCCCCTACTAAAGGGAAAAGCATATTCGGGAGATTGGTGTATGGAAAAGATAAACACCTGGTCATCTTCATAAAATCCATCCTGCACACCATCGCAGTGATGCGCATCTAAGTCTATGTAAAGTATAGCTTTGAAACCTCTGTGTTTTAGGTAGTTTATGGCTATGGCTGGGTCGTTGATAAAGCAAAAGCCGTGTGCCCTGTTTGGATAGGCGTGATGCATACCACCCGCCGGATTAAAGGCTCTGTAGCCCTCTAAACAGAGCTGAACCGCCTGCACAGTAGAACCCGCAGCAAGCACTGAGCCTTTCCACATAGCGGGAGAAAGGGGATTTTCCAAAGTTCCTATGTTGTATTTTTCCCTTACTTCTTTACTGACCTTTCCGTTCTCGTCGGCCCAACGCAGAGTGTCAAGGTAATCCTTTGTGTGAAAAAGTCTTAGCTCTTCTAAGGAGGCTTCTCTACTTTCAACGTGCTGGCTGTCTTCTAAAAGTTCCATAGCCTTTAGAAACTCCAGAAGAAGGCTAACCCTCGGTATTCTGAGTGGATGGTTTGAAGTATACCTCAGGGACCTATAGGCATAGCTGGCAACGAGCTTAGCTCCTTTCATCACTTATGTATATTCTTCTGACAGGGAAAGGTATTTCTATCCCTTCTTCTTCGTAAGCTTTTTTAATTCTCTTTATAAATTGATGCCTTACGATAAACTGAGCGTCTGGGTCTAATACCCTAAGCACCACGTTGAAGTTTATACCTGAATCTCCAAAAGAAATGTACCTTATGAAAGGTTCAAAGTTTGGGTCCGCTCCCTCAATCTCCTTTTGAATTTCCCTTGCTATTTTTACAGTTACCTTTTCCACCTTTTCAAGGTCATCAAAATATGATACAGAAAGCGGTATGATTAAATTGCTTTCGGAAGTGGGCTTATGATAGTTTATAGCAATGGAGTTGACTAGCTTTGAGTTGGGAATAATCACTAAGTTGTTATCTCTCCTTCTTATGACGGT from Thermocrinis sp. encodes:
- the tatC gene encoding twin-arginine translocase subunit TatC is translated as MPLTEHLRELRQRLIKSVVAFLVASGVSFYIAQYIFEILKRPVKKAYPHVELITLSPTEPLFIIIKISVVFGFILSSPVILYQLWKFVEPALYPNEKRMVIPITLFSLILFILGASFAYFLVMPIALKFLIGIGFSQLQATPFLSVNLYISFLLKMIIGFGIAFQLPIVLFLLQRVGLVTDAQLKSFRKYFIVLSFVVGAFIAPDATTQVLMAIPLILLYEISLLIGKLGKKRKTGAAIEVAKEDV
- a CDS encoding chromosomal replication initiator protein DnaA, which codes for MGGETFLNLIESMDRFAVGIFRQFLIKEEGDKVLIITPNEEYKKWATAYLTTKLKGFGKSVIVECEKEAKTSPIASKQVWKNNLLDKYTFDNFVVGPSNELAYKVCVEVSKNPGKLFNPVFLYGRSGLGKTHLLHSIGNRLKQSYNVLYTSLMDFSDAMVKALKENRIEEFRERFLSLDMLLLDDVQFLVGKERTQIELFRIYEKLQAEEKQIILVSDRHPKDLKDVSERLISRFESGLIIEIGLDEETKRRIVKQKLILYGLPLDETTVNYVLENTGYNVREIEGFIQTLKVAGFKPKPNKENVEKKVETVINLVAKSFKLNPELLKKETKERKVINAKYIAMYFCKTMLNLSYVEISNLFGKKDHTSALYAIKKVEQRRTEDRKFQYMISFLEKSLKKSLGL
- a CDS encoding acetoin utilization protein AcuC encodes the protein MKGAKLVASYAYRSLRYTSNHPLRIPRVSLLLEFLKAMELLEDSQHVESREASLEELRLFHTKDYLDTLRWADENGKVSKEVREKYNIGTLENPLSPAMWKGSVLAAGSTVQAVQLCLEGYRAFNPAGGMHHAYPNRAHGFCFINDPAIAINYLKHRGFKAILYIDLDAHHCDGVQDGFYEDDQVFIFSIHQSPEYAFPFSRGFLQEIGEGKGKGYNLNLPMPKGLNDSEFLYALEKGLEIVLEVFRPEVYVLQLGTDALKEDYLSKFELSNWGFLRAFKLIREALGDGIYLGGGGYHPIALARAWALIWCELAGKDIPKVINSKAKQVLLSVDFEEFEETDRNYMFDRLLDRPNEGDIRKEVKEICQKAKTLLLYS
- a CDS encoding prephenate dehydrogenase/arogenate dehydrogenase family protein, yielding MFERIAIVGVGFMGGSFALSVKSVLPCQIFGVDINPQALERAKGLKVIHEGSTNIKELRSFKPNLVVLATPVRTFESIAKSLKEGCLSEETIITDLGSVKGYLVYTMESILGSRFVGGHPIAGTEKSGVENSVDGLFKGKRTILTPTQRTERDALEKVKKLWELIGSKVEFMDPFLHDVVFGAVSHLPHAVAFALIDTLLLLTKRTGIDLFQYPGAGFKDFTRIAASDPIMWRDIFLENRENILEAIDCYSSSLRRLRELISEKKVEELTQYLKEARENRLRIE
- a CDS encoding twin-arginine translocase TatA/TatE family subunit, with the protein product MDFPEILIILLVAMVVLGPEKTIELATKLGEFLRKIRETWDELRYQMYIESLNKKIMEESEQTQSLEEQQEKGVLEYIEEVKAKEVEENESGTTQNASDGTSKGTQAKTD